A section of the Humulus lupulus chromosome 2, drHumLupu1.1, whole genome shotgun sequence genome encodes:
- the LOC133819787 gene encoding uncharacterized protein LOC133819787 isoform X1, with protein MEFHRFYLLVILSILCSQSRAETTGSVFFIDSSSNQFFRKATDDVTKPDLILDTEAGAAVSVLLGFAPPSTLSAASSTKLNQILVPNPFNRPRAVFMLEVRGVDGLYSELLAKDNAISGSILSSKIAFGSEKSEIQLPAEDEVSVVSLDEPFADLTDKEISTFASWMGGVYDYDTAETLNGELIIPLANGANMKLHMSKKADREFTASLLSLVRNLRNAMDMHEDLSHGTRSPAELLTGSFDGIKILREQYRTEGSAQHGMELLLSTLSKIYNELQDAYKGQIVGVIFCSGEASMESSKMLDVSFAPQRSGRLLEENKLPRDTVLEVLLVRGILAWTTGIILLVSTLIGICFLFNMPLTRDTLLYSNVKLD; from the exons ATGGAGTTCCACAGATTCTACCTGCTAGTCATCTTGTCGATTCTCTGTTCTCAATCTAGG GCCGAAACTACTGGATCTGTTTTCTTCATTGATAGCTCTTCTAATCAGTTTTTCCGCAAAGCAACGGACGATGTCACCAAG CCAGATTTGATTTTGGACACAGAAGCTGGTGCTGCAGTGTCAGTCTTGCTTGGATTTGCGCCACCTTCCACTCTTTCAGCGGCTAGCTCAACTAAG TTGAATCAAATACTTGTGCCGAATCCATTCAACAGGCCTCGTGCTGTTTTCATGCTGGAAGTTAGAGGAGTTGATGGTCTAT ATTCTGAACTATTGGCAAAAGATAATGCCATCTCTGGCAGTATCCTTAGTAGCAAGATTGCTTTTGGGTCAGAGAAATCCGAAATTCAACTTCCag CTGAAGATGAAGTTTCTGTAGTTTCTTTGGATGAACCATTCGCTGATCTTACCGACAAAGAAATTAGCACTTTT GCATCGTGGATGGGTGGGGTCTATGATTATGATACTGCAGAAacattaaatggagagctgatcattCCTTTGGCCAATGGTGCTAATATGAAGCTTCATATGTCAAAG AAAGCAGACAGGGAATTTACTGCAAGTCTTCTGTCTCTTGTCCGTAACTTAAGGAATGCAATGGATATGCATGAAGACTTATCTCATGGTACACGCAGTCCAGCTGAGTTGTTGACTGGTTCCTTTGATGGCATTaag ATTTTGCGAGAGCAATATAGAACAGAGGGTTCTGCTCAACATGGAATGGAGTTACTACTCTCTACATTGTCCAAGATATACAATGAACTGCAAGATGCATACAAAG GTCAAATTGTCGGAGTCATCTTTTGCTCTGGCGAAGCTTCTATGGAGTCAAGCAAGATGCTGGATGTGAGTTTTGCTCCTCAGCGATCTGGGCGTTTGTTGGAGGAAAACAAATTACCCCGTGATACGGTTCTCGAAGTGTTGTTGGTTAGGGGTATCCTTGCTTGGACCACAGGAATTATACTTCTCGTTTCAACCCTCATAGGG ATATGCTTCCTTTTCAATATGCCGCTCACAAGAGATACCCTTTTGTATTCTAATGTCAAGCTTGACTAA
- the LOC133819787 gene encoding uncharacterized protein LOC133819787 isoform X2 — protein MEFHRFYLLVILSILCSQSRAETTGSVFFIDSSSNQFFRKATDDVTKPDLILDTEAGAAVSVLLGFAPPSTLSAASSTKLNQILVPNPFNRPRAVFMLEVRGVDDSELLAKDNAISGSILSSKIAFGSEKSEIQLPAEDEVSVVSLDEPFADLTDKEISTFASWMGGVYDYDTAETLNGELIIPLANGANMKLHMSKKADREFTASLLSLVRNLRNAMDMHEDLSHGTRSPAELLTGSFDGIKILREQYRTEGSAQHGMELLLSTLSKIYNELQDAYKGQIVGVIFCSGEASMESSKMLDVSFAPQRSGRLLEENKLPRDTVLEVLLVRGILAWTTGIILLVSTLIGICFLFNMPLTRDTLLYSNVKLD, from the exons ATGGAGTTCCACAGATTCTACCTGCTAGTCATCTTGTCGATTCTCTGTTCTCAATCTAGG GCCGAAACTACTGGATCTGTTTTCTTCATTGATAGCTCTTCTAATCAGTTTTTCCGCAAAGCAACGGACGATGTCACCAAG CCAGATTTGATTTTGGACACAGAAGCTGGTGCTGCAGTGTCAGTCTTGCTTGGATTTGCGCCACCTTCCACTCTTTCAGCGGCTAGCTCAACTAAG TTGAATCAAATACTTGTGCCGAATCCATTCAACAGGCCTCGTGCTGTTTTCATGCTGGAAGTTAGAGGAGTTGATG ATTCTGAACTATTGGCAAAAGATAATGCCATCTCTGGCAGTATCCTTAGTAGCAAGATTGCTTTTGGGTCAGAGAAATCCGAAATTCAACTTCCag CTGAAGATGAAGTTTCTGTAGTTTCTTTGGATGAACCATTCGCTGATCTTACCGACAAAGAAATTAGCACTTTT GCATCGTGGATGGGTGGGGTCTATGATTATGATACTGCAGAAacattaaatggagagctgatcattCCTTTGGCCAATGGTGCTAATATGAAGCTTCATATGTCAAAG AAAGCAGACAGGGAATTTACTGCAAGTCTTCTGTCTCTTGTCCGTAACTTAAGGAATGCAATGGATATGCATGAAGACTTATCTCATGGTACACGCAGTCCAGCTGAGTTGTTGACTGGTTCCTTTGATGGCATTaag ATTTTGCGAGAGCAATATAGAACAGAGGGTTCTGCTCAACATGGAATGGAGTTACTACTCTCTACATTGTCCAAGATATACAATGAACTGCAAGATGCATACAAAG GTCAAATTGTCGGAGTCATCTTTTGCTCTGGCGAAGCTTCTATGGAGTCAAGCAAGATGCTGGATGTGAGTTTTGCTCCTCAGCGATCTGGGCGTTTGTTGGAGGAAAACAAATTACCCCGTGATACGGTTCTCGAAGTGTTGTTGGTTAGGGGTATCCTTGCTTGGACCACAGGAATTATACTTCTCGTTTCAACCCTCATAGGG ATATGCTTCCTTTTCAATATGCCGCTCACAAGAGATACCCTTTTGTATTCTAATGTCAAGCTTGACTAA
- the LOC133819786 gene encoding protein disulfide isomerase pTAC5, chloroplastic isoform X1, giving the protein MSSSLPIFLNPRIYIKPRNLFPSTFPSSLRSLTSKSLVCFASDSSQFDRQVTFWIREEQRWIREEQRWLREEQRWARERDSLLRRIAELELQIQALEQQKSVQAGAEVSETIANISGLLQILKEKNRIAETGSSATPMVLEENKSVEKEEVVVERVIRVVEEESKKMKEKKRSTLRMGSEGEEVQAMQEALGNLGFYSGEEDIEFSSFSTGTERAVKTWQSTFGAPEDGIMTAELLERLYEEIIQGPESSINAKPKEGENGAPVSSVTEVSNIQQTVVKEEGINKAEVTRNRVFLLGENRWEDSSRLIGINKKDSESKTNEATTKCITCRGEGRLLCLECDGTGEPNVEPQFLEWVGGEENAKCPYCEGLGYTICDVCDGKTVV; this is encoded by the exons ATGTCTTCCTCTCTCCCAATCTTTCTAAACCCTAGAATTTACATCAAGCCTCGAAATCTCTTTCCCTCCACATTTCCTTCCTCATTGAGATCTCTCACCTCGAAATCCTTAGTCTGCTTCGCCTCCGATTCGTCACAATTTGATCGGCAAGTGACGTTTTGGATCCGGGAAGAGCAGAGATGGATTCGCGAGGAACAGCGGTGGCTTCGAGAAGAGCAGCGCTGGGCTCGCGAGCGCGACTCGCTCCTCCGCCGTATCGCCGAGCTCGAGCTCCAGATTCAAGCTCTGGAGCAGCAGAAGTCGGTTCAGGCTGGGGCTGAGGTGTCTGAGACTATCGCTAACATCTCTGGTCTGCTTCAGATTTTGAAGGAGAAGAATCGAATCGCGGAGACGGGGTCGAGTGCGACTCCGATGGTGTTGGAGGAGAATAAGAGCGTGGAGAAGGAGGAGGTGGTGGTGGAGCGAGTAATTAGAGTTGTGGAGGAAGAGAgtaagaagatgaaggagaagaagaggagtACTTTGAGGATGGGATCGGAAGGAGAAGAAGTTCAAGCTATGCAG GAAGCATTGGGAAACTTAGGATTTTACTCTGGTGAGGAAGACATTGAATTCTCAAGCTTTTCAACTGGGACTGAGCGAGCTGTGAAGACATGGCAA TCCACTTTTGGTGCTCCTGAAGATGGGATTATGACTGCCGAGCTTCTTGAAAGACTCTATGAGGAGATAATTCAGGGTCCTGAGTCAAGCATCAATGCGAAGCCAAAG gaAGGTGAAAATGGAGCTCCAGTTTCATCTGTAACAGAAGTTTCAAACATTCAGCAAACAGTAGTGAAAGAAGAAGGCATTAACAAAGCAGAGGTAACACGGAACCGAGTTTTTCTTCTCGGAGAAAACCGTTGGGAAGATTCTTCTAGACTCATTGGAATCAATAAAAAGGACAGTGAGAGCAAGACCAATGAAGCCACAACCAAGTGTATCACTTGCCGTGGGGAGGGTCGTTTATTGTGTTTAG AATGTGATGGTACAGGGGAGCCGAATGTTGAACCTCAG TTCTTGGAATGGGTGGGTGGTGAGGAGAATGCAAAATGTCCATACTGTGAAGGGCTTGGGTATACAATTTGCGATGTATGCGATGGAAAGACAGTGGTATAG
- the LOC133819788 gene encoding B3 domain-containing protein Os04g0386900-like, translating into MSNTSSNLSTSCNEEEQVSQDDEFWPLSGKPFFSVFIAKTHVKPTYRLVLPTKIHPVLPSLIIPAVLTYKGKKWTMLFNGTNVVMKRFDNSWRNFAEDNKLKIGDACVFELTENSSRNLVFRVQILRGDIPSELLPKIVGESLESPIVIE; encoded by the exons ATGTCAAATACGAGCTCAAATCTCAGTACATCATGCAATGAAGAAGAGCAAGTATCACAAGACGACGAATTTTGGCCACTTTCAGGGAAACCCTTTTTCAGTGTCTTTATTGCAAAGACTCATGTCAAACCTACTTATCGTCTG GTACTTCCAACAAAAATTCATCCAGTACTACCTTCGCTGATCATCCCTGCGGTTCTCACATACAAGGGGAAGAAGTGGACTATGTTGTTCAATGGAACAAATGTGGTGATGAAGAGATTTGATAACTCTTGGCGAAACTTTGCAGAGGACAACAAGTTGAAGATTGGGGATGCTTGTGTCTTTGAACTCACTGAAAATAGCTCTCGAAATCTGGTTTTTAGAGTTCAAATTCTCAGAGGTGATATACCCTCTGAATTGCTTCCCAAGATCGTTGGTGAGTCTTTGGAGTCTCCCATTGTTATCGAGTAA
- the LOC133819785 gene encoding glutathione reductase, chloroplastic, which translates to MARKMLIDGEVSQTNEEEAHYDFDLFVIGAGSGGVRASRFSANYGAKVGICELPFHPISSETIGGVGGTCVIRGCVPKKILVYGATFGGEIEDARNYGWEVNEKVDFNWKKLLHKKTEEIHRLNGIYKRLLSNAGVKLFEGEGKLVGPNEVEVTQLDGTKLSYSAKHILIATGSRAQRPPIPGQEFGITSDEALSLEELPKRVVVLGGGYIAVEFASIWRGMGVTVDLCFRRELPLRGFDDEMRAAVARNLEARGVNLHPRTSLTEVIKTEDGVKVITDHGEELIADAVLFATGRAPNSKRLNLDAVGVELDKAGAVKVDEFSRTNIPSIWAIGDVTNRVNLTPVALMEGTSFAKTVFGGEPTKADYKDIPCAVFSIPPLSVVGLSEEEAIEQSDGDILVFTSNFNPMKNTVSGRQEKTVMKLVVDAETDKVLGASMCGPDAAEIMQGIGIALKCGATKKQFDSTVGIHPSAAEEFVTMRSVSRRVAGAKKPKTNL; encoded by the exons ATGGCAAGGAAGATGCTAATCGATGGGGAAGTAAGCCAAACTAATGAGGAAGAGGCACACTACGACTTTGACTTATTTGTTATTGGGGCGGGAAGTGGCGGTGTTCGTGCTTCTAGATTTTCAGCTAATTATGGAGCTAAG GTTGGTATATGTGAGCTTCCATTTCATCCCATTAGTTCAGAAACGATTGGAGGAGTTGGTGGAAC ATGTGTTATTCGTGGTTGTGTTCCCAAAAAGATTTTGGTGTATGGAGCAACTTTTGGAGGTGAAATTGAG GACGCCAGGAATTATGGATGGGAGGTGAATGAGAAAGTAGACTTCAACTGGAAGAAACTTCTGCATAAGAAG ACTGAGGAAATACACAGGTTGAATGGAATATACAAGAGGTTATTGTCGAATGCTGGAGTAAAATTGTTTGAGGGAGAGGGGAAGCTAGTTGGGCCTAATGAAGTTGAGGTGACTCAGCTGGATGGCACAAAATTGAGTTATTCAGCAAAGCATATCTTGATTGCAACTGGAAGTAGGGCacaacgccctccaattcccggcCAG GAATTCGGTATAACCTCTGATGAAGCACTGAGTTTAGAGGAGCTTCCTAAACGTGTTGTGGTGCTTGGAGGAGG GTACATTGCAGTTGAGTTTGCTTCAATATGGCGTGGAATGGGTGTTACTGTCGACCTTTGCTTCAGGAGGGAACTTCCACTGAG AGGTTTCGATGATGAAATGAGGGCAGCCGTTGCAAGAAATCTAGAAGCTAGGGGAGTTAATTTACATCCAAGGACAAGTTTGACAGAG GTGATAAAAACTGAGGATGGTGTAAAAGTTATTACTGATCATGGTGAAGAGTTGATAGCTGATGCTGTATTGTTTGCCACTG GCCGGGCTCCCAACTCAAAGAGGCTGAATTTGGATGCCGTTGGTGTTGAACTTGATAAAGCTGGAGCTGTGAAG GTGGATGAGTTCTCACGTACAAATATTCCTAGCATATGGGCTATTGGTGATGTTACAAATCGAGTGAATCTTACCCCTGTGGCCTTGATGGAGGGGACATCTTTTGCT AAAACTGTTTTTGGTGGGGAACCTACGAAAGCAGATTACAAGGATATACCCTGTGCAGTGTTTAG CATACCACCTCTTTCTGTTGTGGGCCTCAGTGAAGAGGAAGCAATAGAGCAGTCAGATGGTGATATTTTGGTTTTCACATCAAACTTCAATCCTATGAAGAACACAGTTTCTGG aCGACAAGAAAAGACAGTTATGAAGCTTGTTGTTGATGCCGAGACTGATAAAGTTCTTGGAGCATCCATGTGTGGACCAGACGCTGCTGAAATTATGCAG GGCATTGGTATTGCACTCAAGTGCGGAGCTACCAAAAAACAATTCGACAGCACG GTGGGAATTCACCCTTCTGCTGCTGAGGAATTTGTAACCATGCGATCAGTGTCGAGACGTGTTGCGGGGGCGAAGAAGCCGAAAACAAATTTGTAA
- the LOC133819786 gene encoding protein disulfide isomerase pTAC5, chloroplastic isoform X2: MSSSLPIFLNPRIYIKPRNLFPSTFPSSLRSLTSKSLVCFASDSSQFDRQVTFWIREEQRWIREEQRWLREEQRWARERDSLLRRIAELELQIQALEQQKSVQAGAEVSETIANISGLLQILKEKNRIAETGSSATPMVLEENKSVEKEEVVVERVIRVVEEESKKMKEKKRSTLRMGSEGEEVQAMQEALGNLGFYSGEEDIEFSSFSTGTERAVKTWQEGENGAPVSSVTEVSNIQQTVVKEEGINKAEVTRNRVFLLGENRWEDSSRLIGINKKDSESKTNEATTKCITCRGEGRLLCLECDGTGEPNVEPQFLEWVGGEENAKCPYCEGLGYTICDVCDGKTVV; the protein is encoded by the exons ATGTCTTCCTCTCTCCCAATCTTTCTAAACCCTAGAATTTACATCAAGCCTCGAAATCTCTTTCCCTCCACATTTCCTTCCTCATTGAGATCTCTCACCTCGAAATCCTTAGTCTGCTTCGCCTCCGATTCGTCACAATTTGATCGGCAAGTGACGTTTTGGATCCGGGAAGAGCAGAGATGGATTCGCGAGGAACAGCGGTGGCTTCGAGAAGAGCAGCGCTGGGCTCGCGAGCGCGACTCGCTCCTCCGCCGTATCGCCGAGCTCGAGCTCCAGATTCAAGCTCTGGAGCAGCAGAAGTCGGTTCAGGCTGGGGCTGAGGTGTCTGAGACTATCGCTAACATCTCTGGTCTGCTTCAGATTTTGAAGGAGAAGAATCGAATCGCGGAGACGGGGTCGAGTGCGACTCCGATGGTGTTGGAGGAGAATAAGAGCGTGGAGAAGGAGGAGGTGGTGGTGGAGCGAGTAATTAGAGTTGTGGAGGAAGAGAgtaagaagatgaaggagaagaagaggagtACTTTGAGGATGGGATCGGAAGGAGAAGAAGTTCAAGCTATGCAG GAAGCATTGGGAAACTTAGGATTTTACTCTGGTGAGGAAGACATTGAATTCTCAAGCTTTTCAACTGGGACTGAGCGAGCTGTGAAGACATGGCAA gaAGGTGAAAATGGAGCTCCAGTTTCATCTGTAACAGAAGTTTCAAACATTCAGCAAACAGTAGTGAAAGAAGAAGGCATTAACAAAGCAGAGGTAACACGGAACCGAGTTTTTCTTCTCGGAGAAAACCGTTGGGAAGATTCTTCTAGACTCATTGGAATCAATAAAAAGGACAGTGAGAGCAAGACCAATGAAGCCACAACCAAGTGTATCACTTGCCGTGGGGAGGGTCGTTTATTGTGTTTAG AATGTGATGGTACAGGGGAGCCGAATGTTGAACCTCAG TTCTTGGAATGGGTGGGTGGTGAGGAGAATGCAAAATGTCCATACTGTGAAGGGCTTGGGTATACAATTTGCGATGTATGCGATGGAAAGACAGTGGTATAG